A genomic region of Pseudoalteromonas piscicida contains the following coding sequences:
- a CDS encoding co-chaperone GroES gives MNIRPLHDRVIVKRLEEETKSAGGIVLTGSAAEKSSRGEVVAVGNGRVLDNGETKALQVKAGDTVLFGSYIEKTEKIEGQEYLIMREDNILGIVE, from the coding sequence ATGAACATTCGTCCTTTACATGATCGCGTCATTGTTAAGCGTCTTGAAGAAGAAACAAAGTCAGCTGGCGGCATTGTGTTAACTGGTTCTGCAGCTGAAAAGTCTTCACGTGGTGAAGTAGTTGCAGTAGGCAACGGCCGCGTGTTGGACAATGGTGAAACTAAAGCACTACAAGTAAAAGCTGGCGACACAGTGTTGTTCGGCTCTTACATCGAAAAAACTGAAAAGATCGAAGGTCAAGAGTACCTGATCATGCGCGAAGATAACATCTTAGGCATCGTAGAATAA
- the cutA gene encoding divalent-cation tolerance protein CutA: protein MGVRYKLVLSTCDSVTEARKIATQLVEQKLAACVNLIPAVESIYVWEGQVEHAQETKLLIKTKSEKLEQVMAAIRELHSYDVPEIQVVDVTSGNLAYFKWMDEVLL from the coding sequence ATGGGCGTAAGATATAAACTCGTCTTATCTACATGCGATTCAGTTACTGAAGCGCGTAAGATTGCAACGCAACTTGTAGAGCAAAAACTTGCAGCTTGTGTGAACCTAATCCCAGCAGTGGAATCTATTTATGTTTGGGAAGGTCAGGTTGAACATGCACAAGAAACCAAGCTGTTAATCAAGACAAAATCCGAAAAACTAGAGCAAGTGATGGCCGCGATTCGTGAACTACACAGTTATGATGTTCCAGAAATTCAAGTCGTGGACGTAACCAGCGGCAACTTAGCTTATTTCAAATGGATGGACGAGGTATTATTGTAA
- a CDS encoding FxsA family protein — MFRFLFILFIAIPIIEIALLIQVSEVIGGFATIALVIGTAILGARLVKQQGFGAYVNVQQQMSRGQLPAQDLFTGLCVIIAGVLLMTPGIMTDVLGFLLLTPAVRKKLAQSLLAHATVRVQTGMHSGQSPFASQSRDERPEQQEEIRDPYKNQSGRNSSTTIEGEYERKD; from the coding sequence ATGTTTAGATTCTTATTTATTTTATTTATCGCTATTCCGATTATTGAAATTGCTTTGCTGATCCAAGTCAGCGAGGTGATAGGCGGTTTTGCTACCATTGCGCTTGTAATTGGTACCGCTATTTTAGGGGCAAGACTAGTGAAACAGCAGGGTTTTGGCGCTTATGTCAACGTACAGCAACAGATGTCTCGTGGGCAATTGCCTGCACAAGATTTATTTACCGGTTTGTGTGTGATTATTGCCGGCGTGCTATTGATGACGCCTGGGATCATGACCGATGTATTAGGTTTTTTACTGTTAACTCCAGCCGTTAGAAAAAAGCTGGCGCAGTCGCTTTTAGCTCATGCCACCGTAAGAGTGCAAACAGGCATGCATTCAGGCCAGTCACCGTTTGCTAGTCAATCACGCGATGAGCGTCCGGAGCAGCAAGAAGAAATTAGAGATCCATATAAAAATCAATCGGGTAGAAATTCTTCAACAACGATTGAAGGTGAATACGAAAGAAAAGACTAA
- the groL gene encoding chaperonin GroEL (60 kDa chaperone family; promotes refolding of misfolded polypeptides especially under stressful conditions; forms two stacked rings of heptamers to form a barrel-shaped 14mer; ends can be capped by GroES; misfolded proteins enter the barrel where they are refolded when GroES binds), with product MAAKEVRFAGDARTKMLKGVNVLADAVKVTLGPKGRNVVLEKSFGAPTITKDGVSVAKEIELEDKFENMGAQMVKEVASKANDAAGDGTTTATVLAQAIVNEGLKSVAAGMNPMDLKRGIDKAVIAAVEELKTLSVPCSDAKAIAQVGTISANSDKEIGDIIAEAMEKVGRESGVITVEEGQSLQNELDVVEGMQFDRGYLSPYFINNAEKGQVELDNPHILLVDKKISNIRELLPTLEAVAKTSKPLLIIAEDLEGEALATLVVNNMRGIVKVAAVKAPGFGDRRKAMLQDIATLTGGTVISEEIGLELEKATVEDLGTAKRVVITKDDTTIIDGAGEQEAIDGRVSQIKAQIEEATSDYDKEKLQERMAKLAGGVAVIKVGAATEVEMKEKKDRVEDALHATRAAVEEGVVPGGGVALVRVASKLESLTGDNEDQNHGIKVALRAMEAPLRQIVSNAGDEASVVVNAVKAGEGNYGYNAATGEYSDMIEMGILDPTKVTRSALQFAASVAGLMITTEAMVAEIPKEETAGPDMGGMGGMGGMGGMM from the coding sequence ATGGCAGCTAAAGAAGTTCGTTTTGCAGGTGACGCTCGTACAAAAATGCTAAAAGGCGTAAACGTACTAGCAGACGCAGTAAAAGTAACACTAGGTCCTAAAGGCCGTAACGTTGTTTTAGAAAAGTCATTCGGTGCACCAACTATCACAAAAGACGGTGTATCTGTTGCGAAAGAGATCGAGCTTGAAGATAAGTTCGAGAACATGGGCGCACAAATGGTTAAAGAAGTTGCGTCTAAAGCAAATGACGCAGCGGGTGACGGTACTACAACTGCAACGGTTCTTGCGCAAGCTATCGTGAACGAAGGTCTTAAGTCAGTTGCTGCGGGTATGAACCCAATGGACCTTAAGCGTGGTATCGACAAAGCAGTTATCGCTGCAGTTGAAGAGTTAAAAACACTTTCAGTACCTTGTTCAGACGCAAAAGCGATTGCACAAGTTGGTACAATTTCAGCTAACTCTGACAAAGAGATTGGTGACATCATTGCAGAAGCAATGGAAAAAGTAGGTCGCGAGTCTGGTGTTATCACTGTAGAAGAAGGCCAATCACTACAGAACGAACTAGATGTAGTTGAAGGTATGCAGTTTGACCGTGGTTACCTTTCTCCGTACTTCATCAACAACGCTGAAAAAGGCCAAGTTGAGCTAGATAACCCACATATTCTTCTAGTAGACAAGAAGATCTCAAACATTCGTGAGCTTCTACCTACACTTGAAGCTGTTGCGAAAACAAGCAAGCCGCTACTAATCATTGCTGAAGACCTTGAAGGTGAAGCGCTGGCAACTCTGGTTGTAAACAACATGCGTGGCATCGTGAAAGTTGCAGCGGTTAAAGCGCCTGGCTTTGGTGATCGTCGTAAAGCGATGCTTCAAGATATCGCGACACTAACTGGTGGTACAGTTATCTCTGAAGAAATTGGCCTTGAGCTTGAGAAAGCTACGGTTGAAGACCTAGGTACAGCTAAGCGCGTGGTTATCACTAAAGATGATACAACTATCATCGACGGTGCTGGCGAGCAAGAAGCAATCGATGGTCGCGTATCTCAGATCAAAGCACAAATCGAAGAAGCAACTTCTGACTACGACAAAGAGAAACTACAAGAGCGCATGGCAAAACTTGCAGGCGGTGTTGCAGTAATCAAAGTTGGCGCAGCAACTGAAGTTGAAATGAAAGAGAAAAAAGACCGCGTAGAAGATGCGCTACACGCAACTCGCGCAGCGGTTGAAGAAGGTGTAGTACCTGGTGGTGGTGTTGCGCTAGTTCGCGTTGCGAGCAAGCTTGAATCGCTAACGGGTGATAACGAAGACCAAAACCACGGTATTAAAGTGGCACTTCGTGCGATGGAAGCACCACTTCGTCAAATCGTTTCAAACGCAGGTGACGAAGCATCAGTTGTGGTTAACGCAGTTAAAGCTGGCGAAGGTAACTACGGTTACAACGCTGCAACTGGCGAATACAGCGACATGATCGAAATGGGTATCCTAGACCCAACTAAAGTAACGCGTTCTGCACTTCAGTTCGCAGCATCAGTTGCTGGTCTAATGATCACCACTGAAGCGATGGTTGCTGAAATTCCGAAAGAAGAAACTGCTGGTCCAGATATGGGCGGCATGGGCGGAATGGGTGGCATGGGCGGCATGATGTAA